Part of the Pseudodesulfovibrio mercurii genome is shown below.
AGAATTGCGGTGCGCATAGGAATCATCAGCGACGCTCACGGCAACGAGCCGGGCCTGGCCCTGGCCCTTTCCTTTCTCAAGAGGCAGGGCGTGGACCGCCTCCTGTTCCTGGGCGACGCCATCGGCTACGGCCCCTACAACCGGGAGACCTGCGAGAAGCTGGAGCGGTCCGGGGCGGACTGCCTCATGGGCAACCACGAGGCCATGCTCCTGGGGCTGGAACACATGCCCGAGTGGGCCGTGGACATCGTCCGGCTGCCGAAAAGCTGGGGCGACCTGCCCAAGGGGTGGGGCGACATGGTCAGGGCCAACGGCCTGGACAAGACCGTGGAGCTCGGCGGGCGCAAAATCTTCTGCACCCACGGCGTGCCCGGCAAACCGTTCACTTGCTACGTGAACGCGGAACAGGCCTCGGATATCGACTTCGACGGGGACGTCATGCTCATGGGCCACACCCACCGGCCCTACGTGGTCCGCCACCAGGGGCGGCTGATCATCAACCCCGGCTCCTGCGGCGTGCCCAGGGACTACGGGCACCTGCTCTCCCTGGCCATCCTCGACCCCGAGGCCATGGACGCCCAGGTTCACCGGCTGCCCTTCACCCCGCCCGCGGCCATGCTGGAGCGGGTCCACCCCCGAGTGGCCCAGTGCTTCGAGCGGACCACCGAGGACGTCTTCGGCAAGATATGGAGGCCCGATGAGCAGCCCCAGCAGCCCTAAGGGACCCTGCGTCCTGGTCACCGGCACGGGCGGCGGCGGCCTGGGGGAACAGCTGGTCAAGGCGTTGCGCCTGGCCGCGACCCCCTACCGCGTCGTGGCCGCCGACATCACCCCGCTGAGCACGGGGCTGGCGCGCGGCGACGAGCACGTCATCCTGCCCCCGGCCGGGGCGGACGACTACCTGGAGGCCTTGCTCGCGGCCTGCCGCCGGCACGGGGCCGAGGTGGTCCTGCCGGGCTCCGAGGCGGAGCTCAAGGTCCTGAGCGCGCGGCGCGCGGAGGTGGCGGCGGCCGGGCTCTTCCTGCCCGTCAACGCGAGCTCCGTGATCGAGCGGTGCATGGACAAGCTGGCCCTGTCCCGCGCCCTGGACGAGCTGGGCGTCAAGGGGCCGCGCTACGTGCGCGTGACCAGCCCGGACGACGTGCGCGACCTGCCGGTCTTTCCCATGGTCTTCAAGCCTTCCACGGGCACGGGCGGCTCGGCCGACACCTTCATCGTCCAGACCCCGGCGGAGGCGCGGACCATCGCCGAATACCTGTGCGCCATCCGGCCGGAGTTCATCGCCCAGGAGTACGTGGGCCGGTACGACCGGGAGTACACCGTGGGCGTGCTCTCGGACATGGACGGCAATTTTCTCAACTCCATCGCCCTGAGGCGCCACACCTGGACCTCGCTCGGCTGCCGCATGCGCGTGCCCAACCGCACGGGCCGGGCCGAGCTGGGCGAGACCCTGGTCATCAGCAGCGGCATCTCCCAGGGGGACATCGGGCCCTTCCCCGAGGTCTGCGGACCGTGCGAGAAGATCGCCGCCGCCCTGGGCTCCCGAGGGCCGTGCAACATCCAGCTCCGGCTGGTGGACGGCGAGATATATCTTTTCGAGATCAACCCCAGGTTCTCGGGGACCACGTCCCTGCGGGCCCTGGCGGGATTCAACGAACCGGACGTCCTGATCCGGAAACACGTCCTCGGCGAGGCCGTCGAGCCGCGCTTCCCCTACGAGAGCGGGGTGATCATGCGCAGGCTGGAAGAGAGCCTGGTAGCGCCGGGGCAAACGCAACCCAAGGAGTGAGGCAATGATCCCCAAGTATGCGCAACCCGGTGAATGGCTGACCGACGGCGGATTGACCGACCAGGGCAGGCAGGCCCGCCGGACCTACGCCAAATTCGTGGACGGGCTGATGGACCTCCCGGTGTCCACCTACCGGGTGAGCCGGGTCCTGCACCTGCTCCAGTCCAACTACTACGACACCTCGGCCGACGGGTTCGCCCTGCCGCCGCACACCATCAATTTCTGCGTCAACAACGTGTGCAACTTCAAGTGCTCCTACTGCGACCTGAACCACGGCCGCCAGGAGTGGGACCACCTGAACACCAAGATGAAGCACAACGTCATCGACCCCAAGGTGCGCCACGAGCTGCCGCTCGACCTGTGCAAGCGGATCATCGACGAGGTGGCCTGGTTCCGGCCGACCATCCGCATCCCGTGGATGGAGCCGCTGCTCTACCGGGACCTGATCCCGTTCATCGAGTACACCAAGAGCAAGGACCTGCAGTTCTCCATGCTGACCAACGGGCTGCTCCTGCCCAAGTACGCCCGGCAACTGGTGGACGCGGGCGTCGACGCCCTGCGCGTCTCCCTGGACGGGCCCGAGGCGGTCCACGAGGGGCTGTGCGGGGTCAAGGGGGCCTACGCCAAGATCATCGAGGGGCTCGGGATCCTGGTGGAGGAGCGCAAGAAGCGCGGAATCGACCTCCAGATCGGCTGCTACTTCACGGTCAACGACAAGAACTGCGACCAGCTGGTGCCCATGCTCGAATCCCTGGACGAGGCCGGGCTGCTCGAAGAGATGTTCGTCGGCTTCTTCATGTTCAACTACATCTCCAAGAACATGGTCGAGGCCCAC
Proteins encoded:
- a CDS encoding ATP-grasp domain-containing protein — its product is MSSPSSPKGPCVLVTGTGGGGLGEQLVKALRLAATPYRVVAADITPLSTGLARGDEHVILPPAGADDYLEALLAACRRHGAEVVLPGSEAELKVLSARRAEVAAAGLFLPVNASSVIERCMDKLALSRALDELGVKGPRYVRVTSPDDVRDLPVFPMVFKPSTGTGGSADTFIVQTPAEARTIAEYLCAIRPEFIAQEYVGRYDREYTVGVLSDMDGNFLNSIALRRHTWTSLGCRMRVPNRTGRAELGETLVISSGISQGDIGPFPEVCGPCEKIAAALGSRGPCNIQLRLVDGEIYLFEINPRFSGTTSLRALAGFNEPDVLIRKHVLGEAVEPRFPYESGVIMRRLEESLVAPGQTQPKE
- a CDS encoding metallophosphoesterase family protein gives rise to the protein MRIGIISDAHGNEPGLALALSFLKRQGVDRLLFLGDAIGYGPYNRETCEKLERSGADCLMGNHEAMLLGLEHMPEWAVDIVRLPKSWGDLPKGWGDMVRANGLDKTVELGGRKIFCTHGVPGKPFTCYVNAEQASDIDFDGDVMLMGHTHRPYVVRHQGRLIINPGSCGVPRDYGHLLSLAILDPEAMDAQVHRLPFTPPAAMLERVHPRVAQCFERTTEDVFGKIWRPDEQPQQP
- a CDS encoding radical SAM protein yields the protein MIPKYAQPGEWLTDGGLTDQGRQARRTYAKFVDGLMDLPVSTYRVSRVLHLLQSNYYDTSADGFALPPHTINFCVNNVCNFKCSYCDLNHGRQEWDHLNTKMKHNVIDPKVRHELPLDLCKRIIDEVAWFRPTIRIPWMEPLLYRDLIPFIEYTKSKDLQFSMLTNGLLLPKYARQLVDAGVDALRVSLDGPEAVHEGLCGVKGAYAKIIEGLGILVEERKKRGIDLQIGCYFTVNDKNCDQLVPMLESLDEAGLLEEMFVGFFMFNYISKNMVEAHNTHHAAVCGATVEETSAQYIDISKIDVDSLLRQRREIEERFAHRTRIHFRPDFTESNLRFCVSDAAGEFPGSRCETQWHTLFINPDGEIKSLPQCILDPVGNVHENTFLDIWNGEKMREQRKLLRQYGAYYGCMRCWSIYNNIEDLQGSWKSFPATGTED